One Terriglobia bacterium genomic region harbors:
- a CDS encoding DUF5666 domain-containing protein, with product MRSAIRGRVVAGLLFTLGLLSLLLLTACGSTTSIQGSLNRSTGSMVQVTIGDAPSDRIAAFSITINSISLANDAGNTVSLVSSPVAVEITHLTGTTQPVATLSVPAGTYTKASITLGTATVTLVDSATGETSQKTLPAPPTVTLTLNPAFVLSGSPLVLNLDLNLAGSIAIDASGNVSFNPRFIETHGPLGGPGTTPNPFNGGLEHLFGSVNSVSGSSFTLAIGNQTLTFTTNSSTQFLNLSGVGQITAGMLLMVSAQTQSDGSLLATRVAAINAMPTSIGALGLVRTVNRTNLQLQLFVRRAAGPALTTSVGAGLLVDFNSSTAFRFDSDGVDLSNLPFVPTFSADNIAPGQFVEVDTTSPPVGMTPVIGGLGGIEIAATQITLEQEPLIGIVSDYSGGNTFTLNVPADSVFAIVTKATAITVYKQPGTVNLTNISNGSTVIVRGLLFVDGGTYKMVAGRILATP from the coding sequence ATGCGTTCGGCTATTCGCGGCAGAGTTGTCGCCGGGCTCCTCTTCACCTTGGGTTTGCTCTCCCTGCTGCTGTTGACGGCTTGCGGCAGCACAACCAGCATACAAGGCAGCCTGAATCGGTCCACGGGCAGCATGGTACAGGTCACCATCGGCGATGCGCCAAGTGACCGCATTGCCGCCTTTTCGATCACCATCAATTCCATCTCGCTGGCCAATGACGCCGGCAATACCGTGTCCCTGGTGTCATCGCCGGTCGCGGTCGAGATCACGCACCTGACCGGAACCACGCAGCCAGTGGCGACGCTCTCTGTCCCTGCGGGAACCTACACGAAGGCATCGATCACGCTGGGGACGGCAACGGTCACGCTGGTAGATTCGGCAACCGGGGAGACATCGCAGAAGACCCTGCCTGCGCCGCCCACGGTGACACTGACGCTGAACCCGGCGTTCGTGCTGAGTGGCTCGCCGCTGGTGCTGAACCTGGACTTGAATCTGGCGGGCTCGATCGCCATCGATGCCTCCGGAAATGTCAGCTTCAATCCGAGATTCATCGAAACCCACGGGCCACTGGGCGGTCCGGGAACCACGCCCAACCCGTTCAACGGCGGCCTGGAGCATCTGTTCGGAAGCGTGAACAGCGTGTCAGGCAGTTCATTCACGCTGGCGATCGGGAACCAGACGCTGACTTTCACCACCAACAGCAGCACGCAATTTCTGAATCTGAGCGGAGTCGGCCAGATCACCGCGGGCATGCTGCTGATGGTCAGCGCGCAAACGCAATCCGACGGCAGCCTGCTGGCCACCCGTGTGGCAGCGATCAATGCGATGCCGACCAGCATCGGAGCGCTAGGGCTGGTGCGCACGGTCAATCGCACGAACTTGCAATTGCAGCTTTTCGTGCGGCGCGCGGCGGGACCGGCACTCACGACCTCTGTCGGTGCGGGATTGCTGGTGGACTTCAATAGCAGTACCGCGTTTCGCTTTGACAGCGACGGCGTGGACCTGAGCAATCTGCCATTCGTGCCGACGTTTTCTGCCGACAACATCGCGCCGGGCCAATTCGTTGAGGTGGATACGACCTCTCCCCCGGTGGGCATGACTCCGGTAATCGGCGGCTTGGGCGGAATCGAGATTGCCGCCACCCAGATCACCCTGGAACAGGAGCCGCTGATCGGAATCGTTTCGGACTATTCCGGCGGCAATACGTTCACCTTGAATGTGCCGGCGGATTCGGTGTTCGCGATCGTCACCAAAGCGACCGCGATAACGGTGTACAAGCAACCGGGCACCGTGAACCTGACGAACATCAGCAACGGCTCAACAGTGATCGTTCGCGGGCTGCTGTTTGTGGATGGCGGGACGTACAAAATGGTAGCGGGACGGATCCTGGCAACGCCGTAA
- a CDS encoding GIY-YIG nuclease family protein: FSQSAEGVVASLQGGSPFVEKVSNPTLSRAGSRTAPQPSTMDGTPSTENGVATYAPRASGVYGIYNNNQWIYVGEAQDMEARLYAHLRGESDQSPCILHRNPSFFILERCDEATRKVRERTLILELRPACNQT, encoded by the coding sequence TTTTCCCAAAGTGCTGAGGGTGTGGTAGCTTCGCTTCAAGGCGGTTCTCCTTTCGTTGAGAAAGTTTCCAACCCGACTCTATCAAGAGCCGGGTCGAGAACCGCCCCTCAACCTTCAACTATGGATGGGACACCCTCCACCGAAAACGGCGTTGCTACATACGCTCCCCGAGCATCGGGCGTATACGGCATCTACAACAACAATCAATGGATTTACGTCGGCGAAGCGCAGGACATGGAAGCTCGTCTCTATGCTCACCTTCGCGGTGAATCAGACCAAAGCCCGTGCATCCTGCATCGCAACCCTTCGTTCTTCATTCTTGAGCGTTGCGACGAAGCGACGCGGAAGGTTCGGGAGCGGACTCTGATTCTGGAACTGCGCCCAGCGTGCAACCAGACGTAA